A single window of Nomascus leucogenys isolate Asia chromosome 18, Asia_NLE_v1, whole genome shotgun sequence DNA harbors:
- the GNG13 gene encoding guanine nucleotide-binding protein G(I)/G(S)/G(O) subunit gamma-13, whose translation MEEWDVPQMKKEVESLKYQLAFQREMASRTIPELLKWIEDGIPKDPFLNPDLMKNNPWVEKGKCTIL comes from the exons ATGGAGGAGTGGGACGTGCCACAGATGAAGAAAGAGGTGGAGAGCCTCAAGTACCAGCTGGCCTTCCAGCGGGAGATGGCATCCAGGACCATCCCCGA GCTGCTGAAGTGGATCGAGGATGGGATTCCCAAAGACCCCTTCCTGAACCCCGACCTGATGAAGAACAACCCATGGGTGGAAAAGGGCAAATGCACCATCCTGTGA